The following coding sequences are from one Geothrix sp. window:
- the gmk gene encoding guanylate kinase, protein MIQHPGNVFVVSAPSGAGKSTLAQRLVATVPDLVFSISFTTRKPRPGEVDGRDYFFIDEARFDAMVREGGFVEWVQVYGHRYGTGRDWLQQTLATGRDVLLDIETTGARNLREAIPDARMIFILPPSAASLEQRLRSRGKDSDEQIAIRLKHARHELEQYPAYDYLVLNDDLELGYRHFESIILATRAGRERMAPAAQRILEGF, encoded by the coding sequence TTGATCCAGCATCCGGGAAACGTGTTCGTGGTCTCCGCGCCCTCGGGCGCGGGCAAGTCCACCCTCGCCCAGCGCCTAGTGGCGACCGTGCCGGACCTCGTCTTCTCCATCTCCTTCACGACGCGGAAGCCCCGCCCCGGCGAGGTGGACGGCCGCGACTACTTCTTCATCGACGAGGCCCGCTTCGACGCCATGGTCCGCGAGGGCGGCTTCGTGGAGTGGGTGCAGGTCTACGGCCACCGCTACGGCACGGGCCGGGACTGGCTCCAGCAGACGCTGGCCACGGGCCGGGACGTGCTGCTGGACATCGAGACCACCGGCGCCAGGAACCTGCGCGAAGCCATTCCTGATGCTCGGATGATCTTCATCCTGCCCCCCTCGGCCGCCAGCCTGGAGCAGCGCCTGCGCAGCCGCGGCAAGGACTCGGACGAGCAGATCGCCATCCGGCTCAAGCACGCCCGCCACGAACTGGAGCAGTACCCGGCCTACGACTACCTGGTGTTGAATGACGACCTTGAGCTCGGCTACCGCCACTTCGAGAGCATCATCCTGGCCACCCGGGCCGGCCGGGAACGCATGGCCCCGGCCGCTCAGCGCATCCTGGAAGGCTTCTAG
- the gdhA gene encoding NADP-specific glutamate dehydrogenase — protein MSQYVTEVLEGLKKKAPWESLFIQAATEILHSLDPVLEKEPKYKKNAILERIVEPERAIGFRVPWVDDKGIIRINPGWRVQFSSAIGPYKGGIRFHPNVTLDTLKFLGFEQIFKNSLTGLPMGGGKGGSNFDPNGKSDAEIMRFCQSFMMELFRHIGPDTDVPAGDIGVGGREVGYMFGMYKKLANEFTGVLTGKGQYWGGSLIRPEATGYGVVYFAEEALKTKGNTIAGKKVAVSGFGNVAWGAVTKATQLGAKVVTISGPDGYIHDADGISGEKIAYMEEMLRIDRMSVAPYAAKFKTAQFHAGKRPWEQKVDVALPCAIQNELNLDEAKGLLANGCLAVVEGANMPSTLDAVEFFQANTDKIIFSPGKASNAGGVATSGLEMSQNSMRLGWTAEEVDARLHQIMINIHKSCVDAAARFGTPGNYVNGANIAGFLKVADSMIDQGLV, from the coding sequence ATGAGCCAGTACGTCACCGAAGTCCTTGAGGGCCTCAAGAAGAAGGCTCCCTGGGAGAGCCTGTTCATCCAGGCCGCCACGGAAATCCTGCACTCCCTGGATCCGGTCCTCGAGAAGGAACCGAAGTACAAGAAGAACGCCATCCTCGAGCGGATCGTCGAGCCCGAGCGCGCCATCGGCTTCCGCGTGCCCTGGGTGGACGACAAGGGCATCATCCGCATCAATCCGGGCTGGCGCGTGCAGTTCAGCAGCGCCATCGGGCCCTACAAGGGCGGCATCCGCTTCCACCCCAACGTCACCCTCGACACCCTGAAGTTCCTGGGCTTCGAGCAGATCTTCAAGAACAGCCTCACCGGCCTGCCCATGGGCGGCGGCAAGGGCGGCTCCAACTTCGATCCCAACGGCAAGAGCGACGCCGAGATCATGCGCTTCTGCCAGTCCTTCATGATGGAGCTGTTCCGCCACATCGGCCCCGACACCGACGTGCCGGCCGGTGACATCGGCGTGGGCGGCCGCGAGGTCGGCTACATGTTCGGGATGTACAAGAAGCTCGCCAACGAATTCACGGGCGTGCTCACCGGCAAGGGCCAGTACTGGGGCGGCAGCCTCATCCGTCCCGAGGCCACGGGCTACGGCGTGGTCTACTTCGCCGAAGAGGCGCTGAAGACCAAGGGCAACACCATCGCCGGCAAGAAGGTCGCCGTGTCCGGCTTCGGCAACGTCGCCTGGGGCGCCGTCACCAAGGCCACCCAGCTGGGCGCCAAGGTGGTCACCATCTCCGGCCCCGACGGCTACATCCATGACGCCGACGGCATCAGCGGCGAGAAGATCGCGTACATGGAGGAGATGCTCCGCATCGACCGCATGTCCGTGGCCCCCTACGCGGCCAAGTTCAAGACCGCCCAGTTCCACGCCGGCAAGCGCCCCTGGGAGCAGAAGGTGGACGTGGCCCTGCCCTGCGCCATCCAGAACGAGCTGAACCTGGACGAGGCCAAGGGCCTGCTGGCCAACGGCTGCCTCGCCGTGGTGGAGGGCGCCAACATGCCCAGCACCCTGGATGCCGTGGAGTTCTTCCAGGCCAACACCGACAAGATCATCTTCTCCCCCGGCAAGGCCTCCAACGCCGGCGGCGTGGCCACCTCGGGCCTCGAGATGTCCCAGAACTCCATGCGCCTGGGCTGGACCGCCGAGGAAGTGGACGCCCGCCTGCACCAGATCATGATCAACATCCACAAGTCCTGCGTGGACGCCGCCGCCCGCTTCGGCACCCCCGGCAACTACGTGAACGGCGCGAACATCGCCGGCTTCCTCAAGGTGGCCGATTCGATGATCGACCAGGGGCTCGTGTAA
- a CDS encoding helix-turn-helix domain-containing protein, giving the protein MSESHATVWRIPSTPLDEAWGLYVSTIASGEEQVGLPPGRWRLACVVRGAGTLTAPGRRRQRVEAGDVVLSSAASGGALLPDPGRPCRSHQVDFGGAWMERWEEAGFFGPLPRVIRAGFDEALLGLMVKLVELAKDPVPDSGRLMAGALGHLLARLECTTRAGSGVGRQRGLVQDACRLLGDPERSRLGLETVSEDLGVSYSWFRRSFRTHTGLTPQRYRLLQQVERACQLLGDTSLSVGAIAERLGFSSQAYFARRFRKETGFSPTVWRRQLVGGADQEDSKIRP; this is encoded by the coding sequence ATGTCCGAATCCCATGCCACCGTCTGGCGAATCCCCTCGACCCCCCTGGACGAGGCCTGGGGGCTGTACGTGAGCACCATCGCCTCGGGGGAGGAACAGGTGGGCCTTCCCCCCGGGCGCTGGCGCCTGGCCTGCGTGGTGCGGGGCGCCGGCACCCTGACGGCCCCCGGCCGCCGCCGCCAGCGGGTGGAGGCCGGGGACGTGGTGCTGTCCTCCGCCGCCAGCGGCGGCGCCCTGCTGCCCGATCCGGGTCGGCCCTGCCGCAGCCACCAGGTGGATTTCGGCGGGGCCTGGATGGAGCGCTGGGAGGAGGCGGGCTTCTTCGGCCCCCTGCCACGGGTGATCCGGGCGGGCTTCGACGAGGCCCTGCTGGGACTCATGGTGAAGCTGGTGGAGCTGGCCAAGGACCCGGTGCCGGATTCCGGCCGCCTCATGGCCGGAGCCCTGGGCCACCTGCTCGCGCGGCTCGAATGCACCACCCGTGCGGGCAGCGGCGTGGGTCGGCAGCGCGGACTCGTCCAGGACGCCTGCCGCCTGCTGGGAGATCCCGAGCGCAGCCGCCTGGGCCTGGAGACCGTCTCCGAGGATCTGGGCGTGAGCTACTCCTGGTTCCGGCGGAGCTTCCGCACCCACACGGGCCTCACGCCGCAGCGCTACCGCCTGCTTCAGCAGGTGGAGCGGGCCTGCCAGCTGCTGGGCGACACCAGCCTGTCCGTGGGCGCCATCGCCGAGCGGCTGGGCTTCAGCTCCCAGGCCTATTTCGCCCGCCGCTTCCGCAAGGAGACGGGGTTCTCGCCCACGGTCTGGCGGCGGCAGCTCGTGGGTGGGGCGGACCAGGAAGATTCGAAAATTCGCCCCTGA
- a CDS encoding response regulator — translation MRTKGDVLDLLVPPKAREDQRRRLRHRGIAKSLLSISGVVAILFLAYILVRSDLTRQEGLLFATAILSPILGALFVRVTGRLELGLFLTNMAGIGIVAFWCAITGGITSVALPWFLPNLFLLSTFGSKRMLISTAGVLLAVLVLLFEATLRGRLPVNQAPASLTPEFTFLSILSSVAVVVVAAVAVTSEREKSKRLLYEAKNAAEAANHAKSVFLASMSHELRTPLNAVLLSADLLKEDQNPPLSPRQSHLVDQLHQGGELLLGLVNQVLQLSSIEAGKVTISIEEIPLSEPFSNSLSLVLPLANLRQIQIHFDLEQLSNLRVLADPVQLRSVLINILSNAVKYNAPLGQVFINARRVQPGMVRIEIRDTGQGIPEHLQEGMFQPFNRLGAEGTKIEGTGLGLSISARLIRMMSGNLGFDSLQGQGSTFWVELVDARTASQDGPPAPAVAARAPEDPPPINPPKVAPLAILIVEDHPINQQLLCQTLEKWGHQVLVVSNGAEALEVLGDLQVRPPDFDVILMDLLMPVMDGLEATRRIRQMEVGSGRHIPIVAVTACVMDEDRNACIQAGMDDYLPKPVKIRELMKRLERIPPSGRVGRAEAP, via the coding sequence ATGAGGACTAAGGGCGACGTTCTCGACCTTCTGGTCCCGCCAAAGGCCCGCGAGGATCAGCGGCGCCGGCTTCGCCACCGCGGGATCGCCAAGTCCCTCCTTTCCATTTCCGGCGTGGTCGCCATCCTTTTTCTGGCCTACATCCTGGTGCGGTCGGATCTCACCCGACAGGAGGGCCTGCTCTTCGCCACGGCCATCCTCTCCCCGATCCTGGGCGCCCTGTTCGTACGCGTCACGGGCCGCCTGGAGCTGGGGTTGTTCCTCACCAACATGGCTGGCATCGGCATCGTCGCGTTCTGGTGCGCCATCACCGGGGGCATCACCTCGGTGGCTCTGCCCTGGTTTCTTCCGAATCTGTTCCTGCTGAGCACCTTCGGCAGCAAACGGATGCTGATCTCGACGGCTGGCGTCCTCCTGGCGGTGCTCGTCCTGCTTTTTGAAGCAACCCTTCGAGGCAGGCTCCCCGTGAATCAGGCCCCGGCCTCCCTGACCCCGGAATTCACCTTTCTCTCCATCCTTTCCAGCGTGGCGGTGGTGGTGGTGGCAGCCGTCGCCGTGACCTCGGAGCGCGAGAAGTCCAAGCGTCTCCTCTATGAAGCCAAGAATGCCGCGGAAGCGGCCAACCACGCCAAGTCCGTCTTTCTCGCCTCCATGAGCCATGAGCTGCGAACACCTCTGAACGCCGTGCTGCTCTCCGCAGACCTGCTCAAGGAGGATCAGAATCCACCCCTGAGCCCCCGACAGTCCCACCTGGTGGACCAGCTCCATCAGGGCGGAGAGCTGCTGCTGGGGCTCGTCAACCAGGTCCTGCAGCTCAGCAGCATCGAAGCGGGAAAGGTGACCATTTCAATCGAGGAGATCCCGCTCTCTGAACCCTTCTCCAACTCCCTCAGCCTGGTCCTGCCCCTGGCCAATCTCCGCCAGATCCAGATCCACTTTGATCTTGAGCAGCTTTCCAACCTGCGCGTTCTGGCCGACCCAGTGCAATTGAGGTCGGTGCTGATCAACATCCTGTCCAACGCCGTGAAGTACAACGCGCCCCTGGGCCAGGTCTTCATCAACGCCCGTCGGGTGCAGCCGGGCATGGTTCGCATCGAGATCCGCGATACGGGGCAGGGGATCCCCGAACACTTGCAGGAGGGGATGTTCCAGCCCTTCAACCGACTGGGCGCCGAGGGAACGAAGATCGAGGGAACCGGGCTGGGGCTCTCGATCAGCGCGCGCCTCATCAGGATGATGTCGGGCAATCTGGGCTTCGACAGCCTCCAGGGACAGGGCAGCACCTTCTGGGTGGAACTCGTCGATGCCCGGACGGCATCCCAAGATGGACCTCCAGCCCCGGCGGTGGCCGCAAGGGCGCCGGAGGATCCGCCTCCCATCAACCCGCCCAAGGTCGCGCCCCTGGCCATCCTGATCGTGGAGGATCACCCGATCAATCAACAGCTTCTATGCCAGACCCTCGAGAAATGGGGGCATCAGGTTCTGGTGGTTTCTAACGGCGCGGAAGCGCTGGAGGTCCTGGGCGACCTGCAAGTGAGGCCCCCCGATTTCGACGTCATCCTCATGGACCTGCTGATGCCCGTCATGGATGGCCTGGAAGCCACTCGCCGCATCCGCCAGATGGAGGTTGGCAGTGGCCGCCACATCCCGATCGTGGCCGTGACCGCCTGCGTCATGGACGAGGACCGGAATGCCTGTATTCAGGCTGGAATGGACGACTACCTCCCCAAGCCGGTCAAGATCCGGGAGCTCATGAAGCGCCTGGAACGCATCCCGCCGAGCGGGCGAGTCGGGCGCGCCGAGGCACCCTGA
- a CDS encoding PEP/pyruvate-binding domain-containing protein, translating to MISSEFNEIFRKYASDKEIFHDLMPLRAREILLVAPAFDAFTLEQDGLLTEILFEGYYQLNMSNPPRVTNVSTAEEALEKCASRHFDMIIVMSRLGQGGHVELSKALKKAAPRTPIYLLLNDNVEVGALDRRRQELQRNYDQVFVWNGNPEVFMAMVKFMEDRSNVENDTSVGLTRVILLVEDSIRYYSRYLPILYSELLKQTTRLAKDHSADGMSRTLAMRVRPKVLLATTYEEAIAFADRYQDFLLCVITDRKYPKDGALDREAGIKLIKAVKHRNPYLPTLLQSSDPFKESWATAIQSGFLNKNSYTLGAELSAFFHESLGFGDFIFRNEQGQEIARAVNMEDLQAKLRTVPVESLVYHASRNHFSAWIMARGEVQVAKVLGKFRITDYRDPEEMRTFLINVGDYVQRMKTLGKVVPLTESTPKDEPNILRLAPGSMGGKGRGVAFIHSLLARMDLDSLVPEANIRIPRSAIIGTEEFTSFISRHGLRQMLQNDVDDDLIKRRFLTGSLSPELMAKLRLFLANHARGPLAVRSSGLLEDSLSHPFAGLYNTFFLPNTDPDPGVREAQLAEAIKLVYASVYTKAARSYFQAIDYKIEEEQMAILVQEVSGRRFGDRFYPHISGVAQSFNYYPVAYTQPQDGIANLAVGLGKYVVEGDKAYRFSPPYPEMDMLSPKEQFRTTQKHFYALDMSRTAIDLYGGEDATLLSLDIAEAEKDGALQHCASVWDWNDDRIRDGLDHPGPRVVNFRNILKYDQFPLPKILQHLLELIRDAMETPVELEFAVNLDKDPLNGKPTFTLLQIKHQLMDSAEVNLDPETLDCSGLFLFSEKCVGNGVVEGLHDIVWVDPEGFDKFETPALATEIEHLNDRFRAGGGKYVLLGPGRWGSNDQHLGIPIQWSMISCAQVIVEYAMENFQADASLGSHFFHNVTSLNIGYFTVPYPRGSSVLDWDWLRQQPETWRSGCLVHTRLDEPVHIVMDGRRSASAIFKRTPPAPEPEAEAFL from the coding sequence ATGATCAGCAGCGAGTTCAATGAGATCTTCCGCAAGTACGCCTCGGACAAGGAGATCTTCCACGACCTGATGCCGCTCCGGGCCCGGGAGATCCTGCTGGTGGCCCCGGCCTTCGACGCCTTCACGCTGGAGCAGGACGGCCTGCTCACGGAAATCCTCTTCGAGGGCTACTACCAGCTCAACATGAGCAACCCGCCCCGGGTGACCAACGTCTCCACCGCCGAGGAGGCCCTGGAGAAGTGCGCCAGCCGCCACTTCGACATGATCATCGTCATGAGCCGCCTGGGCCAGGGCGGCCACGTGGAGCTGTCCAAGGCCCTGAAGAAGGCCGCGCCCCGCACCCCCATCTACCTGCTGCTCAACGACAACGTGGAGGTGGGGGCCCTCGACCGGCGCCGCCAGGAGCTGCAGCGGAACTACGACCAGGTCTTCGTGTGGAACGGCAATCCCGAGGTCTTCATGGCCATGGTGAAGTTCATGGAGGACCGGTCCAACGTCGAGAACGACACCTCCGTGGGCCTCACCCGCGTGATCCTCCTGGTGGAGGACAGCATCCGCTACTACTCGCGGTACCTGCCCATCCTGTACAGCGAACTGCTCAAGCAGACCACCCGCCTGGCCAAGGACCACAGCGCCGACGGCATGAGCCGCACCCTCGCCATGCGGGTCCGCCCCAAGGTGCTCCTGGCCACCACATACGAGGAGGCCATCGCCTTCGCCGACCGCTACCAGGACTTCCTGCTCTGCGTGATCACGGACCGGAAGTACCCCAAGGACGGGGCCCTGGACCGGGAGGCCGGCATCAAGCTCATCAAGGCCGTGAAGCACCGGAACCCCTACCTGCCCACCCTGCTGCAGTCGTCGGACCCCTTCAAGGAGTCCTGGGCCACGGCCATCCAGAGCGGCTTCCTGAACAAGAACTCGTACACCCTGGGCGCCGAGCTCTCGGCCTTCTTCCACGAGAGCCTGGGCTTTGGCGACTTCATCTTCCGCAACGAGCAGGGCCAGGAGATCGCCCGGGCCGTGAACATGGAAGACCTGCAGGCCAAGCTGCGCACGGTGCCCGTGGAGTCCCTGGTCTACCACGCCTCCCGGAACCACTTCTCCGCCTGGATCATGGCGCGCGGCGAGGTGCAGGTGGCCAAGGTGCTGGGGAAGTTCCGCATCACCGACTACCGCGACCCGGAGGAGATGCGCACCTTCCTCATCAACGTGGGCGACTACGTCCAGCGAATGAAGACCCTCGGCAAGGTGGTCCCCCTCACCGAGTCCACGCCGAAGGACGAGCCCAACATCCTGCGCCTGGCCCCGGGCTCCATGGGCGGCAAGGGCCGGGGCGTGGCCTTCATCCACTCCCTGCTGGCCCGCATGGACCTGGACAGCCTCGTGCCCGAGGCCAACATCCGCATCCCCCGCTCGGCCATCATCGGCACCGAGGAGTTCACCTCGTTCATCAGCCGGCACGGGCTGCGCCAGATGCTGCAGAACGACGTGGACGACGACCTCATCAAGCGGCGCTTCCTCACGGGCTCCCTCTCGCCGGAGCTGATGGCCAAGCTGCGCCTCTTCCTGGCGAACCACGCCCGCGGCCCCCTGGCCGTGCGCTCCTCGGGCCTGCTGGAGGACAGCCTGTCCCATCCCTTCGCGGGCCTCTACAACACCTTCTTCCTGCCCAACACCGACCCGGATCCCGGCGTGCGCGAGGCCCAGCTCGCGGAGGCCATCAAGCTGGTCTACGCCTCGGTCTACACCAAGGCCGCGCGCTCCTACTTCCAGGCCATCGACTACAAGATCGAGGAGGAGCAGATGGCCATCCTCGTCCAGGAGGTCTCCGGACGCCGCTTCGGCGACCGCTTCTATCCCCACATCTCGGGCGTGGCCCAGTCCTTCAACTACTACCCCGTGGCCTACACCCAGCCCCAGGACGGCATCGCCAACCTGGCCGTGGGCCTGGGGAAATACGTGGTGGAAGGGGACAAGGCCTATCGCTTCTCGCCCCCCTACCCCGAGATGGACATGCTGTCCCCCAAGGAGCAGTTCCGCACCACCCAGAAGCACTTCTACGCCCTGGACATGAGCCGCACGGCCATCGATCTGTACGGCGGCGAGGACGCCACCCTGCTCAGCCTGGACATCGCCGAGGCCGAGAAGGACGGCGCACTCCAGCACTGCGCCTCGGTCTGGGACTGGAACGACGACCGCATCCGGGATGGCCTGGACCACCCCGGGCCCCGCGTCGTGAACTTCCGGAACATCCTCAAGTACGACCAGTTCCCCCTCCCGAAGATCCTCCAGCACCTGCTGGAGCTGATCCGCGACGCCATGGAGACGCCCGTCGAGCTCGAGTTCGCCGTGAACCTCGACAAGGACCCCCTCAACGGCAAGCCCACCTTCACCCTCTTGCAGATCAAGCACCAGCTCATGGATTCCGCGGAGGTGAACCTGGATCCCGAGACGCTGGACTGCTCAGGGCTGTTCCTGTTCTCCGAGAAGTGCGTGGGCAACGGCGTGGTCGAGGGCCTGCACGACATCGTCTGGGTGGATCCCGAGGGCTTCGACAAGTTCGAGACGCCTGCCCTGGCCACCGAGATCGAGCACCTCAACGATCGCTTCCGCGCCGGTGGCGGGAAGTACGTGCTGCTGGGCCCCGGGCGCTGGGGCAGCAACGACCAGCACCTGGGCATCCCCATCCAGTGGTCCATGATCTCCTGCGCCCAGGTGATCGTGGAGTACGCCATGGAGAACTTCCAGGCGGATGCCTCCCTGGGCTCCCACTTCTTCCACAACGTGACTTCCCTGAACATCGGCTACTTCACCGTGCCCTACCCCCGGGGCTCCAGCGTCCTCGACTGGGACTGGCTGCGCCAGCAGCCGGAGACCTGGCGCTCGGGCTGCCTGGTCCACACGCGGCTCGACGAACCCGTCCACATCGTCATGGACGGGCGGCGCAGCGCCTCGGCGATCTTCAAGCGGACACCCCCGGCGCCGGAACCGGAGGCGGAGGCGTTCCTGTAA